The genomic stretch TGGACCGCGGCACCTCCTCGGGCGGGCAGGCGATCTCGCGTAGCCGGGTCGTCTCCCGCGCCTCAGGGGGCACCTCCCGGATGCGGTTGAGCGTCACCAGGCCGACGAACATGAGGTTCTCGTCCACGAGCGGGTACGTGGACAGGCGCCGGCTCATCACCAGCCGGTCGATCAGCCCGGACACGGTCTCGTCGGGATGGGCGGCGACGGGCTTGGCCGACATCACGTCTCTGACCCGTACCCCGTGCAGGGCGGCGCCCATCTGCGCCTGCTGCTCCTCGGCACTGGCGGCGTTGACGAGGAACAGGCCGATCAGCGCGAGCCACAGCCCGTCGAACCCGCGCCCGGTGACGACCTGCAGGAACCCGACCGCGATGAGCGCGTACCCGAACACCCGCCCCGCGCGGGCGGCGGTCACGGCCGCCCGTACCCGGTCCCGCCACCGCGCCCAGAGCGCGGCACGCAACACGCGACCGCCGTCCAGCGGCGCGGCCGGGATCAGGTTGAACACGGCCAGCAACACGTTGACCGCGGCCAGGTAGGCGAACATCCCGGCCAGCAGCGGCGCGCCGGACAGCAGCAGCGCCACGGCGCCGAAGACCACGGCGCAGGCCAGGCTGGCCACGGGGCCCACGACGGCGATCTTCAGGTCCGCCGCCGGCGTCCGGGGCTCGCTACGCAGCTCCGCCACCCCGCCGAGCAGCCAGAGCGTGATCTGCGGCACCTCGATGCCATGGCGCTTGGCCACCAAGGCGTGCGCCAGCTCGTGCGCGAGCAGGGACGCCATGAACAACACGGCCGAGCCCAGCCCGGCCAGCACATACGCGGTCATGGAGTAGCCGGGGAAGACGATCGGGAAGCGCCCGAACGCCAGCCCCACCACCAGGATCAGAACGATGAACAGCACGCTGACGTTGAGCCCGACGGCGACCCCGCCGATGCGGCCCAGACTGAACGACGAACGCATCTGCCCACTCCTTTAGCAAACGAGCTGACCAGCTCCGGCTACCCGGCTGGAGCTCAGGAAACCTGCCCGTGACCAGTGCGAACGCCGTACGCATTTGCGCACATATATATCCTTGCGTACAGTGTTCGCATCAAGAGGACGTCGTTCTAAGGAGAGCAGCATGGCGATGAATCGGGCCCGGTGGCAGGCGCGGTTGGACGAGCTACGGGCCGCGCACCACGTCCCTGGCGCGTCGCTGGCGGTGCTGGTGGACGGGCAGATCCATGAGCTTGCGAGCGGAGTGCTCCACCGGGGCACCGGGGTCGAGGTGACGACCGACTCGGTGTTCCTGACCGGCTCCGTCGCCAAGGTCTACACCGCCACCCTGGTGATGCGGCTGGTCGACGAGGGCCGGTTGGAGCTGGACGCGCCGGTGGTGGACGTGCTGCCCGAGTTCGCCACGCCCGACCCGGAGGCGACCAAGACCATCACCATCCGGCAACTCCTCAGCCACACCGGCGGGGTGACCAACGACTTCACCTACGACTCGGGGCGGGGTGACGACTGCGTGGCCAAATACGTCGAAGCCGCCAGAGGCGTGGCGCTGGACTGCCCGCCCGGGACGGCGATGTCGTACGGCAGCCTCGGCTACGTCGTGCTGGCCAGGGTCGTCGAGGTGCTCACGGGCCTGACCTGGGATCAGGCGTTGAAGGACCTGCTGTTCACCCCGCTCGGCCTGGAGCACTCGATGACGCTGCCGGAGGAGGCGCTGCGCTTCCGTGTGGCCATGAGCCACCTGGGCACGCCCGGGCAGGATCCCGACCCGGCGCCGGCCTGGGACCTGATGCCGCGCTCGGCGGGCCCGTACGGCCGGGTCATCGTGTCGGCCGGCGACGCCGTCCGCTTCGCGCGCATGCACCTGGAGGGCGGCCTGGGCGTGATGTCGGCTGCGGCCGTGGCGGCGATGCAGCGGCGCGAAGTGGACGTGCCGGACAAGTGGACGGTCAGCGCGGACGGCTGGGGCCTGGGCTGGACCCTGTACGACTGGGACGGCGTCCCCGGTTTCGGCCACGACGGCGCGGCCATCGGCCAATACGCCTTCCTGCGCGTCGTGCCGCACGCCGGTGTGGCCGTGGCGCTGCTCACCAACGGCGGCGGCGCCCGCCCGCTCTACGCAGAGCTGTTCCGCGAGCTGCTGGGCGAGCTGGCCGGAGTGCGCATGCCGGACGCGTTCGGCCCGCCGGCCGAGCCGCCGGTGGTCGATCTGGAGCCGGTGCTGGGCACCTACCGGCGCGAAGGGGTCGTGCTCACCGTCAGCCGGAGGGACGACGGGCGGGCGGTCCTGCGCTACGAGTTCGTGGACGGCATGGCGCATTTCTCCCCGCCCACCGACCTCGAGCTGGAGCCCGTCATGGAGAACGTGTTCGCCGCCTCCGGCGCCGGGCACGCGTTCAGCGAGGAGTACATGCCCGTGGTCTTCACGACCCTGCCGGACGGCAGCCGGGTCTGCTACGTGGGCATGCGCGCCACCCCGAAGGTCGCGTAATCCCTTATCCGGCGAGGGCGCGTTGCATGAGCGTGGTGTCGATCCAGCGGCCGTGCTTGTATCCGACCTCTGTCAGCCGACCGGCCTCCGTGAATCCGAAGCGGCGGTGCAGCTCGATCGAGCGGTCGTCGCCGGCGCCGGCGATGACGGCGATCATGCGGCGCATCCCGGCCGCGATCGACCTGGTCACCAGCTCGCCGAGCAGCGCTCCACCCAGTCCCCGGCCCGTGTACGCGGGAGAGAGGTAGATCGTGTCCTCCACGGTGTTCCGGTAGGCGGGCTTGGGGCGCCAGGGGCCGGCGTAGGCGTAGCCGGCCACCTCGCCGGACAGGTCGGCGACGAGGAACGGCAGGCCGCGGCCGGTCAGGTCGGCCAGCTTGTGCTGCCAGTCCTCGACGGTCGGCGGTGTCTCCTCGAAGGTGATCACGGTGTTGGTGACGTAGTGGGCGTTGATCTCGGCCACCGCCTTCAGGTCCGCGGGAACCGCCGGGCGGATGACGGCTTGGGGAAGCACCACGATGACCGTCTTTCTCTATAGCGAAACTAAACCACATTATAGAGTAGGGAACCGGGCGATCCAGCGGCGTTGCCACGGTGTCTCGACGGCGCGGTGGTGATGGTGCTCCCTGGTCCAGGTCACGGCGGCGG from Nonomuraea polychroma encodes the following:
- a CDS encoding GNAT family N-acetyltransferase, with amino-acid sequence MLPQAVIRPAVPADLKAVAEINAHYVTNTVITFEETPPTVEDWQHKLADLTGRGLPFLVADLSGEVAGYAYAGPWRPKPAYRNTVEDTIYLSPAYTGRGLGGALLGELVTRSIAAGMRRMIAVIAGAGDDRSIELHRRFGFTEAGRLTEVGYKHGRWIDTTLMQRALAG
- a CDS encoding site-2 protease family protein, which gives rise to MRSSFSLGRIGGVAVGLNVSVLFIVLILVVGLAFGRFPIVFPGYSMTAYVLAGLGSAVLFMASLLAHELAHALVAKRHGIEVPQITLWLLGGVAELRSEPRTPAADLKIAVVGPVASLACAVVFGAVALLLSGAPLLAGMFAYLAAVNVLLAVFNLIPAAPLDGGRVLRAALWARWRDRVRAAVTAARAGRVFGYALIAVGFLQVVTGRGFDGLWLALIGLFLVNAASAEEQQAQMGAALHGVRVRDVMSAKPVAAHPDETVSGLIDRLVMSRRLSTYPLVDENLMFVGLVTLNRIREVPPEARETTRLREIACPPEEVPRSTTEEPLTGLLSRMTGCADGRAVVLDPSGHLVGLLTPSDISRAIQTAGLRGNDPYPHPRGADMAMPHRDTF
- a CDS encoding serine hydrolase domain-containing protein, which produces MAMNRARWQARLDELRAAHHVPGASLAVLVDGQIHELASGVLHRGTGVEVTTDSVFLTGSVAKVYTATLVMRLVDEGRLELDAPVVDVLPEFATPDPEATKTITIRQLLSHTGGVTNDFTYDSGRGDDCVAKYVEAARGVALDCPPGTAMSYGSLGYVVLARVVEVLTGLTWDQALKDLLFTPLGLEHSMTLPEEALRFRVAMSHLGTPGQDPDPAPAWDLMPRSAGPYGRVIVSAGDAVRFARMHLEGGLGVMSAAAVAAMQRREVDVPDKWTVSADGWGLGWTLYDWDGVPGFGHDGAAIGQYAFLRVVPHAGVAVALLTNGGGARPLYAELFRELLGELAGVRMPDAFGPPAEPPVVDLEPVLGTYRREGVVLTVSRRDDGRAVLRYEFVDGMAHFSPPTDLELEPVMENVFAASGAGHAFSEEYMPVVFTTLPDGSRVCYVGMRATPKVA